A region of Betta splendens chromosome 13, fBetSpl5.4, whole genome shotgun sequence DNA encodes the following proteins:
- the LOC114868721 gene encoding LOW QUALITY PROTEIN: uncharacterized protein LOC114868721 (The sequence of the model RefSeq protein was modified relative to this genomic sequence to represent the inferred CDS: deleted 2 bases in 1 codon), whose protein sequence is MASRYSRNLSQILWLWLLVLVRTVGLASVSATAIPVSGEIGGNVTFPCPVDKGRTVTFFYVQRKDVFVNGFYANANIRVGTWANTVVDRSDTAVRMYGLNVSHMGPYECYIQYSGDSSPAITDIWLTVTGTIRTLTKHNAGVLVSTSVLCLAARYSKPAVAQVCVEENHGRVCAVTCASRGGYPPAAMRFEVSGKVSSQMWRVVESSGPSPAPDTETHNSSGATSFNCSHGKVENVRCSVGEATSEPFTVCEPQTPLPPTITTLAIIAAAVLLVVAVMGVVCLLLWRRHYTHKNRPSAETAECTANGHAGDVLLNGVTEANAP, encoded by the exons ATG GCGTCACGCTACAGCCGGAACCTTTCTCA AATCCTCTGGCTCTGGCTGCTGGTTCTAGTTAGGACTGTAGGGTTGGCCTCCGTATCAG CTACTGCGATTCCAGTCAGTGGGGAGATTGGCGGAAACGTGACCTTTCCCTGCCCTGTCGACAAAGGGAGGACAGTTACCTTTTTCTACGTCCAACGGAAGGACGTGTTCGTGAACGGCTTCTACGCGAACGCAAACATCAGGGTCGGAACGTGGGCGAACACCGTGGTGGACCGCAGCGACACCGCCGTGCGCATGTACGGCCTGAACGTCTCACACATGGGGCCCTACGAGTGCTACATCCAGTACAGCGGCGACAGCTCGCCTGCTATAACTGACATCTGGCTCACTGTCACAGGTACGATTAGAACGCT AACTAAACACAACGCAGGCGTTCTGGTGTCCACATCTGTCCTCTGTCTTGCAGCCCGCTACAGTAAACCCGCCGTCGCTCAAGTCTGCGTGGAGGAAAACCACGGGCGTGTTTGCGCGGTGACGTGCGCCTCGCGCGGCGGCTACCCGCCGGCCGCCATGCGATTCGAGGTGAGCGGCAAAGTGAGCAGCCAGATGTGGAGAGTGGTGGAGAGCAGCGGCCCGTCCCCAGCCCCCGACACCGAGACGCACAACAGCTCCGGAGCCACGAGCTTCAACTGCTCCCACGGGAAGGTGGAGAACGTCAGGTGCTCGGTGGGGGAAGCCACGTCGGAGCCgttcacagtgt GTGAACCCCaaactcctcttcctcccacgATTACGACTCTAGCCATAATAGCAGCAGCTGTCCTTTTGGTGGTGGCTGTCAtgggtgttgtgtgtttgctgttgtggCGACGACACTATACACACAAGAACAGACCTTCAG CGGAGACAGCGGAGTGCACAGCCAACGGCCACGCGGG GGACGTGTTGCTCAACGGCGTCACAGAAGCAAATGCGCCCTGA